The following are encoded together in the Geobacter sulfurreducens PCA genome:
- a CDS encoding sigma-54-dependent transcriptional regulator, giving the protein MRKTKILVVDDEHLIRWSLEQNLKKQGYDVVSAGNGEDALRIVREEQPDLVLLDIQLPGISGLEALEKIKEYDEEILVIMVTAHGALETAVHAMRLGAYDYINKPFNLDEMSIVIRKALETSDLRREVQRLRSEQSRKFGPPDIIGASRHMKNVLEMMEKVAKSDASTVLIQGESGTGKELVAKWIHYQSARAEKPFVAINCAAVPATLLESELFGHEKGAFTDAKVMKKGLFELADGGTVFLDEIGDMEMGMQAKLLRFLEERTFRRIGGTKAFAVDVRIISATNRDLLKAIEEKNFRNDLYYRLQVIPIYLPPLRERKEDILQLVNHFIEVFNREFNKHVTGISKMAEKLLLEYHWPGNIRELKNVIERAIILGNEDTLLLEHLPLEIVAKASNQTTGLATFKLPPDGVDIEEVEKELIRQSLEMSEWNQSKAAKKLNLGIDAFRYRMKKFGFLK; this is encoded by the coding sequence GTGAGAAAGACAAAGATACTGGTGGTGGATGACGAACATCTCATCCGTTGGTCCCTCGAGCAGAACCTGAAGAAGCAGGGGTATGACGTGGTTTCCGCCGGTAACGGCGAGGATGCCCTGCGGATCGTCCGCGAGGAGCAGCCCGACTTGGTGCTGCTCGATATCCAGCTGCCGGGAATAAGCGGCCTGGAGGCTCTGGAAAAGATCAAAGAATACGATGAGGAAATCCTCGTCATCATGGTGACCGCTCACGGCGCCCTGGAAACAGCGGTTCATGCCATGAGGCTCGGCGCCTACGATTACATCAACAAGCCGTTCAATCTGGACGAAATGTCCATCGTCATCCGCAAGGCCCTGGAAACCTCCGATCTGCGTCGGGAGGTCCAGCGGCTCCGCAGCGAACAGTCGCGCAAGTTCGGCCCCCCAGACATCATCGGTGCCAGCCGGCACATGAAAAACGTCCTGGAAATGATGGAAAAGGTTGCCAAGAGTGATGCCTCCACGGTCCTGATCCAGGGGGAATCCGGCACCGGCAAGGAACTGGTGGCCAAGTGGATCCATTACCAGTCTGCCCGCGCGGAAAAGCCGTTTGTGGCCATCAACTGCGCGGCAGTACCTGCCACGCTTCTGGAAAGCGAGCTTTTCGGCCATGAGAAAGGCGCCTTTACTGACGCCAAGGTGATGAAAAAAGGGCTCTTCGAGTTGGCCGACGGGGGTACCGTTTTCCTCGACGAAATCGGCGACATGGAGATGGGAATGCAGGCGAAGCTCCTGCGCTTCCTGGAGGAAAGGACCTTCCGCCGGATCGGCGGCACCAAAGCCTTTGCCGTTGATGTCCGGATCATCTCCGCCACCAACCGCGACCTGCTGAAGGCCATTGAGGAGAAGAATTTCCGCAACGATCTCTACTACCGGCTCCAGGTGATTCCCATTTACCTGCCCCCGCTCCGGGAGCGCAAGGAAGACATCCTGCAACTGGTCAACCACTTCATCGAGGTGTTCAACCGCGAATTCAACAAGCACGTGACCGGCATCTCGAAGATGGCCGAGAAGCTGCTCCTGGAATACCACTGGCCCGGCAATATCCGTGAGCTCAAGAACGTGATCGAGCGGGCCATCATCCTCGGCAACGAAGATACGCTGCTGCTGGAGCACCTGCCCCTGGAGATCGTTGCCAAGGCATCGAACCAGACCACGGGCTTGGCGACCTTCAAGCTGCCGCCTGACGGGGTCGATATTGAAGAGGTTGAAAAGGAGCTGATCCGCCAGTCCCTGGAGATGAGTGAGTGGAACCAGTCCAAGGCTGCCAAGAAGCTGAACCTGGGAATCGATGCGTTCCGTTACCGGATGAAGAAGTTCGGCTTCCTTAAATAA
- a CDS encoding ATP-binding protein: MVFRSLTTRVIIILVGLLSVGIGTFTYLNFKREKRQLIAAARENTLLLLNTIERSIYRSMSIGDTQDVQRMLEMVGKSHSKLLGVRIFHPQGVVLKSSLPSEMGGTVPDGDYQLFANNLREGIFASGSHGEVFGMIKPIYNEEQCHICHGRKRRVIGVLNVNYSLADTNRRINEATRLFLFSTGAIILFSAAAVSLVMVRFVRQPLNRIVESMARVEQGDLKVRMVNGGRDEIGRLITSFDSMVDKLDKAKQELEQYHFQQMERADRLASVGEMAAGIAHEIKNPLAGISAAMTIIRQDFQEEDPRREIIGEVIEQVNRLDKTVNDLLFFGKPTHPEPAPTDLNDVLRKTLLFALQHKGGKNIEKRLELQEPLPLVFVDPKQVQQVVLNLILNAIQAMQETGGTLTVASRIAEREGGLWVRVEVADTGPGIPEPIISKIFTPFFTTKAQGTGLGLAICQKLITQHGGTLHVSSVLNQGTVFSIDLPMTELEADGAV; encoded by the coding sequence TTGGTATTCAGAAGCCTCACAACACGTGTGATAATCATCCTGGTCGGCCTGCTTTCCGTGGGGATCGGTACCTTTACCTATCTTAACTTCAAGCGGGAGAAGCGCCAGCTGATCGCGGCGGCCCGCGAGAATACACTCCTGCTCCTCAATACCATTGAGCGGAGCATCTATCGTTCCATGAGCATCGGCGATACCCAGGACGTCCAGCGCATGCTGGAGATGGTCGGCAAGAGCCACTCTAAGCTCCTGGGGGTGCGGATATTCCATCCCCAGGGGGTTGTCCTCAAGTCGTCGCTCCCCTCTGAGATGGGCGGAACGGTGCCGGACGGAGACTACCAGCTCTTTGCCAACAATCTGCGGGAAGGGATCTTCGCCAGCGGCAGCCACGGTGAAGTCTTCGGCATGATCAAGCCGATCTACAACGAGGAGCAGTGCCACATCTGCCACGGTCGCAAGCGGCGGGTCATCGGAGTGCTCAACGTCAACTACTCCCTGGCGGATACCAATCGGCGCATCAACGAGGCGACCCGTCTCTTCCTCTTCTCCACCGGCGCCATCATCCTTTTTAGCGCGGCTGCTGTTTCTCTCGTCATGGTGCGTTTCGTGAGGCAGCCGCTCAATCGTATCGTGGAGAGCATGGCCCGGGTGGAGCAGGGCGATCTGAAGGTCAGGATGGTCAACGGCGGCCGGGATGAGATCGGTCGGCTCATAACCAGTTTTGACTCCATGGTCGACAAGCTCGACAAGGCCAAGCAAGAGCTGGAGCAGTATCACTTCCAGCAGATGGAGCGGGCCGACCGGCTTGCGTCCGTGGGAGAAATGGCCGCTGGTATCGCCCATGAGATCAAGAACCCGCTGGCCGGGATATCCGCAGCAATGACCATCATCCGCCAGGATTTCCAGGAGGAGGATCCCCGCCGGGAAATCATCGGCGAGGTAATCGAGCAGGTCAACCGTCTGGACAAGACGGTCAACGATCTTCTCTTCTTCGGCAAGCCGACCCATCCGGAGCCCGCTCCCACCGATCTGAACGATGTCTTGCGCAAGACCCTGCTCTTTGCCCTTCAGCACAAAGGCGGGAAGAACATCGAGAAACGGTTGGAGTTGCAGGAGCCGCTCCCCCTCGTTTTCGTGGACCCCAAGCAGGTGCAGCAGGTGGTGCTCAACCTGATCCTGAACGCCATCCAGGCCATGCAGGAGACCGGTGGCACCCTCACCGTTGCCAGCCGTATCGCGGAGCGCGAGGGAGGTTTGTGGGTCCGCGTGGAGGTGGCCGATACGGGGCCGGGTATTCCCGAGCCGATCATCAGCAAAATCTTCACTCCGTTTTTCACCACCAAGGCCCAGGGGACGGGGCTTGGCCTGGCCATTTGCCAGAAGCTCATCACGCAGCACGGCGGAACCCTCCATGTCTCGAGTGTGCTTAACCAGGGCACGGTTTTTTCCATCGACCTCCCCATGACCGAACTGGAGGCCGACGGTGCCGTATGA
- a CDS encoding transketolase family protein has protein sequence MSTMIATRDAYGQTLAELGEENGSVVVLDADLSGSTKTSVFAKKFPDRFFNMGIAEANMVGTAAGLAAAGKIPFVSTFAIFAVGRAWEQVRQSLAYPKANVKVVATHGGITVGEDGGSHQSVEDIAIMRAVPNMTVIVPADGPETARAIRAAAAHRGPVYVRLGRNKVPTVTSTDTPFEIGKGVQLADGTDLTFVTTGLMTAQALAAAELLSQEGISARVIHMATIKPLDGEILQRAAQETGAIVTAEEHSIVGGLGGAAAEFLAENCPVPLKRVGINDRFGLSGKAEELLKYFGLMPADLAEAGREVLTRKRP, from the coding sequence ATGAGCACCATGATCGCCACCCGCGACGCCTACGGCCAGACCCTCGCCGAACTTGGAGAGGAGAACGGCAGTGTCGTCGTCCTCGACGCCGACCTGTCCGGCTCCACCAAGACGTCGGTCTTTGCCAAGAAATTCCCGGACCGTTTCTTCAATATGGGGATCGCCGAGGCCAATATGGTCGGCACGGCCGCGGGCCTTGCCGCGGCAGGTAAAATCCCCTTTGTATCAACGTTCGCTATCTTTGCCGTGGGACGGGCCTGGGAGCAGGTTCGCCAGTCGCTGGCCTATCCCAAGGCCAACGTCAAGGTGGTGGCCACCCACGGCGGCATCACCGTTGGCGAGGACGGTGGCTCCCACCAGTCGGTGGAGGATATTGCCATCATGCGGGCGGTGCCGAACATGACGGTTATCGTCCCGGCCGATGGCCCGGAAACGGCCAGGGCGATCCGTGCCGCCGCCGCCCATCGCGGCCCGGTATACGTACGCCTGGGCCGCAACAAGGTCCCCACCGTCACCTCGACCGATACTCCCTTCGAGATCGGTAAAGGGGTCCAGCTTGCGGACGGTACGGACCTGACCTTCGTAACCACCGGCCTCATGACCGCTCAGGCTTTGGCCGCCGCGGAACTCCTGTCTCAGGAGGGTATCTCGGCGCGGGTGATCCATATGGCCACCATCAAGCCTCTGGACGGCGAGATTCTGCAGCGCGCCGCTCAAGAAACCGGTGCCATCGTTACCGCCGAAGAGCATTCCATAGTGGGCGGGCTTGGTGGGGCCGCTGCCGAATTCCTTGCGGAGAACTGTCCGGTGCCCCTCAAGCGGGTCGGAATTAATGACCGCTTCGGCCTGTCCGGCAAAGCCGAGGAACTGCTGAAATATTTCGGACTCATGCCGGCCGATCTGGCCGAGGCGGGGCGCGAGGTGCTCACGCGCAAGCGGCCCTGA
- a CDS encoding cytochrome c3 family protein has product MSNNTDAGSGLTQGQRHFVSLGVDQVCIFCHTPHYSEPAKPLWNKVMPTQTFKMYTSSATLTNTAKAVTAPGPESLLCLSCHDGRTAINVIHTGNYGIAVGSDQKVDIGGDYDDPFGAHPTGDFSLNLPMFGSGYRANLGKTDADPYAGSNLMDDHPISFSYAAAYQEKVDAGLSSLRPIETPKSQGLRFFGPNRDRMECSTCHDPHVAYGYTYDRQDTGVGDKSLTPFLTRSNEGSAMCLACHNK; this is encoded by the coding sequence ATGTCCAACAATACGGATGCGGGCAGTGGGCTCACCCAGGGCCAGCGCCATTTCGTGAGCCTCGGTGTCGATCAGGTCTGCATTTTCTGCCATACGCCGCACTATTCAGAGCCGGCCAAGCCGCTCTGGAACAAGGTCATGCCGACACAGACATTTAAAATGTACACATCATCGGCAACCTTGACGAATACGGCCAAAGCGGTGACTGCGCCGGGACCCGAGTCCCTGCTCTGCCTCTCCTGCCATGACGGCAGGACCGCCATCAACGTCATCCATACCGGCAACTACGGGATTGCCGTGGGCAGCGACCAGAAAGTCGACATCGGGGGAGACTACGACGACCCCTTCGGCGCGCATCCGACCGGGGACTTCTCCCTCAACCTTCCCATGTTCGGCAGCGGGTACCGGGCTAACCTGGGGAAGACCGATGCGGACCCCTATGCGGGGAGCAACCTCATGGACGATCACCCCATCTCCTTCTCCTATGCCGCCGCCTACCAGGAAAAGGTGGATGCGGGGCTCTCGTCGCTGAGGCCCATTGAGACCCCCAAGTCCCAGGGTCTGCGGTTCTTCGGTCCCAACCGCGACCGGATGGAGTGTTCCACCTGCCACGACCCCCACGTGGCTTACGGTTACACCTATGATCGGCAGGATACCGGCGTGGGGGACAAATCCCTGACGCCCTTCCTCACCCGCAGCAATGAGGGGAGTGCCATGTGCCTCGCCTGCCATAACAAGTAA
- a CDS encoding type II secretion system protein — protein MRRILASSGGFTFVGALMIVIVMGIMLGIVGQSWQMVMKREREEELLFRGNQYRIALEQWHTPTRSGGGAPRPLNDLKDLLKDPQSAARQKYLRRLYKDPITGKDFATIVQPGKGIVGVMSTSEQEPLKKTNFPDELATFENQDQYKKWVFTIVAPAGQQNQGARTQATTSSQQLIQ, from the coding sequence GTGAGGAGAATCCTTGCATCCTCCGGCGGCTTCACCTTTGTCGGCGCCCTGATGATCGTGATTGTCATGGGAATCATGCTGGGGATCGTGGGGCAGAGCTGGCAGATGGTGATGAAGCGGGAGCGGGAGGAAGAGCTCCTGTTCAGGGGGAACCAGTACCGGATCGCCCTGGAGCAGTGGCACACTCCGACCAGATCGGGCGGAGGAGCCCCCAGGCCGCTCAATGACCTGAAGGATCTCCTCAAGGATCCCCAGAGCGCCGCGCGGCAGAAGTATCTGCGACGGCTCTACAAGGACCCGATCACCGGCAAGGATTTCGCGACCATCGTCCAGCCGGGCAAGGGGATCGTCGGCGTCATGAGCACCAGTGAGCAGGAGCCGCTCAAAAAGACGAACTTCCCCGATGAGCTGGCCACCTTCGAGAACCAGGACCAGTACAAGAAGTGGGTGTTCACCATCGTTGCCCCGGCCGGACAGCAGAATCAGGGGGCGCGGACGCAGGCAACCACATCGTCTCAGCAGTTGATTCAGTAG
- a CDS encoding transketolase produces the protein MDSEKIKQLEETARRLRVDIVKTLHSSQSGHTGGSLSAIDMVTALYFHEMKHDPTNPAWSERDRFVLCKGHAAPALYVALAATGYFPKEDLMMLRRLGSHLQGHPDSKQTPGVEVCTGSLGQGLSMANGMALGLRLDGSASRVYALLGDGELQEGQVWEAAMAAGHFKLDNLCALIDVNRLQIDGEVEKVMNVEPVTDKFRAFGWNVIDIDGHDMAAIVGALAQAAEVNGRPTAIVARTVKGKGVSFFENKASYHGVAPSDEELPKALECLGEQCYL, from the coding sequence GTGGACAGCGAAAAGATCAAGCAACTCGAAGAGACGGCCCGGCGGCTCAGGGTCGACATTGTCAAGACACTCCATTCGTCCCAGTCGGGGCATACCGGTGGTTCCCTGTCTGCCATCGATATGGTGACCGCCCTCTACTTCCACGAAATGAAGCATGATCCGACCAATCCGGCCTGGTCCGAACGGGACCGGTTCGTCCTCTGCAAGGGACATGCGGCGCCGGCTCTTTACGTGGCCCTTGCCGCGACGGGGTATTTCCCGAAAGAAGATCTGATGATGCTGCGGCGTCTCGGCAGCCACCTGCAGGGACATCCGGACAGCAAGCAGACCCCCGGTGTCGAGGTCTGCACCGGATCGCTGGGGCAGGGGCTTTCCATGGCCAACGGCATGGCCCTCGGCCTGCGTCTTGACGGCAGTGCGAGCCGGGTCTACGCCCTGTTGGGCGACGGCGAACTCCAGGAGGGACAGGTCTGGGAAGCGGCCATGGCCGCCGGTCACTTCAAGCTCGACAACCTCTGTGCCCTCATTGATGTGAACCGCCTCCAGATCGACGGCGAGGTTGAAAAGGTCATGAACGTGGAGCCGGTCACCGACAAGTTCCGCGCCTTCGGCTGGAACGTCATCGATATCGACGGTCACGACATGGCCGCCATCGTCGGCGCGCTGGCCCAGGCCGCGGAGGTCAACGGCCGGCCGACCGCCATCGTTGCCCGCACCGTCAAGGGGAAAGGTGTTTCCTTCTTCGAGAACAAGGCGTCCTACCACGGCGTCGCTCCCAGTGACGAGGAGCTTCCCAAGGCACTGGAGTGTCTCGGGGAGCAGTGCTACCTGTAA
- a CDS encoding Ig-like domain-containing protein produces the protein MAVASDGSLIVSQGNGVVIVDGAGSVTGQLGIGAGQFKMANGIAVDDTGYIYVVDSLDNCVQVFNPAGGFVRRFGTFGAAAGQFSTPTGIAFEKRARHLAVVDTRNGRIQFFDTNGTFVRSIGAFGSGPLKFTAPQGVAFEYSNDPTPVLKRMYVVDTFQGQVQVVEPAAVPVFLAYIGGYGTTNGKLMVPSDLRFDQANGRLLVVNGYGNLTVYGIDGGGLTTDTIPPALDIDPLVSPFYAPSLELHGTVEAGASVTVTAGGRTTVGTLSFPTPTTWRVSLAGFAPGETVLTVIARDAAGNTSTKTASVTYLQQAPYLTVDSVPAAVTNVFAQHISGAVEPGCAVTVTNAATGITANATVFGDTWSHTVALAPGVNSVTVKAVRPLSAAALAAFSAILDTAAPVLTVSALADGSYTSEQVQNVRIEASDAHPGEVAVNGRPVTMTNGSGSTAVTLSPGANVITVAAADLAGNLTVNTRTIFYDCDLPVVTFTSPADGAFVAVDHVTVSGTVDQAATVTVAGHPARFDGSAWSADVPLVQGLNTIEVVAVDFAGNTTAVKRTLTYDAGSPAIVITSPAQDMAVNRQVVGLVGSANDTSPVTVTADVDGVPVEVSTVEGSFSLSVHLGEEGAHAVTVRATDAAGNAGVVTRTLIYDVTPPVLTLNEVNTVYPAELSGTVERGATVAVEDHSGTVGEVVITEGAWHAVLTLGSYDPHSLAVKATDAAGNSTVRSLVVRAPDGDVDGDGRITVADALVALRIFTGQLSPSASHLASGDIGPLYQGKSRPNGVIDLVDALLILRKALGLQSW, from the coding sequence GTGGCTGTCGCCTCGGACGGCAGTCTGATAGTCAGTCAGGGTAATGGCGTGGTCATCGTCGACGGTGCCGGTTCCGTGACGGGACAGCTCGGCATCGGCGCCGGCCAGTTCAAAATGGCCAACGGTATCGCCGTCGATGATACCGGCTACATCTACGTGGTTGACAGCCTCGACAACTGCGTACAGGTATTCAATCCGGCCGGCGGTTTCGTGCGGCGGTTCGGCACGTTCGGTGCTGCTGCGGGCCAGTTTTCCACCCCCACGGGCATTGCCTTCGAGAAGCGAGCCCGCCACCTGGCGGTTGTTGACACGAGAAACGGGCGTATCCAGTTTTTCGATACGAACGGCACCTTTGTGAGGAGCATCGGCGCATTCGGTTCCGGTCCCCTGAAATTTACCGCCCCCCAAGGGGTTGCTTTCGAGTATTCCAACGATCCGACACCGGTTCTCAAACGGATGTATGTGGTGGACACCTTCCAGGGCCAGGTCCAGGTGGTGGAGCCGGCCGCGGTGCCGGTGTTTCTGGCCTATATCGGGGGATACGGTACCACCAACGGCAAGCTGATGGTCCCCTCGGATCTTCGCTTTGATCAGGCCAACGGCCGTCTGCTGGTTGTGAACGGCTACGGTAATCTGACTGTCTACGGCATTGACGGCGGTGGTCTGACAACCGACACCATCCCCCCCGCCCTTGACATCGATCCGCTGGTGAGCCCCTTCTACGCGCCGTCGCTCGAACTCCACGGCACCGTGGAAGCGGGGGCGTCGGTAACGGTGACGGCCGGCGGCAGGACCACGGTGGGTACGCTTTCCTTCCCGACGCCCACAACGTGGAGGGTTTCCCTGGCCGGCTTTGCCCCCGGCGAAACCGTCCTGACGGTCATTGCCCGGGATGCGGCCGGCAATACCAGCACCAAAACCGCATCGGTCACCTATCTGCAGCAGGCCCCCTATCTGACGGTCGACAGTGTTCCCGCAGCCGTGACCAATGTTTTTGCCCAGCACATCTCCGGGGCAGTCGAACCCGGTTGCGCGGTTACTGTGACCAACGCGGCCACCGGCATTACCGCCAACGCCACCGTGTTCGGCGATACCTGGAGCCATACGGTGGCACTCGCTCCCGGCGTGAACAGCGTGACAGTCAAGGCGGTGCGCCCCCTGAGCGCGGCAGCCCTGGCCGCTTTCTCCGCGATTCTCGATACCGCCGCTCCGGTCCTTACGGTCTCGGCCCTTGCCGACGGCAGCTATACCAGCGAACAGGTTCAGAACGTACGGATCGAGGCGAGCGATGCGCATCCGGGTGAGGTTGCCGTGAACGGCCGGCCGGTCACGATGACGAACGGTTCCGGCAGCACGGCGGTGACGCTCAGTCCCGGGGCCAACGTTATCACTGTTGCCGCTGCCGACCTTGCGGGCAACCTGACCGTGAATACGCGCACCATCTTCTACGATTGCGACCTCCCGGTGGTGACCTTCACGTCACCTGCTGACGGGGCCTTCGTTGCCGTCGATCATGTGACCGTCAGCGGTACCGTTGACCAGGCAGCCACCGTGACGGTTGCGGGCCATCCGGCACGGTTCGACGGCAGCGCCTGGAGTGCCGACGTGCCGCTCGTTCAGGGGCTCAATACGATCGAGGTGGTGGCGGTGGATTTTGCCGGCAATACGACCGCGGTGAAGCGGACCCTCACCTATGATGCGGGCAGTCCGGCGATCGTCATCACCTCTCCGGCCCAGGACATGGCGGTCAATCGTCAGGTCGTGGGACTGGTGGGGAGCGCGAACGACACGAGTCCCGTGACTGTAACAGCCGATGTGGACGGTGTGCCGGTTGAGGTAAGCACGGTCGAAGGGTCGTTCTCCCTGTCGGTGCATCTTGGCGAGGAAGGTGCCCACGCGGTCACCGTCCGGGCCACGGACGCCGCGGGCAACGCCGGTGTGGTGACGCGGACCCTTATCTACGACGTAACCCCTCCCGTCCTTACGCTTAATGAGGTTAACACCGTCTATCCGGCTGAACTCTCGGGAACGGTGGAGCGGGGCGCGACCGTGGCCGTAGAGGACCACAGCGGTACCGTCGGAGAGGTCGTCATCACAGAGGGCGCCTGGCACGCCGTCCTGACACTGGGAAGTTACGATCCCCATTCGCTGGCGGTGAAGGCCACCGATGCCGCGGGCAACAGCACGGTCCGGTCTCTGGTGGTGCGGGCACCTGACGGCGATGTCGACGGCGACGGCAGGATCACGGTGGCCGATGCCCTGGTGGCTCTCAGGATTTTCACCGGACAGCTGTCTCCCTCCGCATCCCATTTGGCCAGCGGGGACATCGGCCCTCTCTATCAGGGCAAGTCCCGGCCCAACGGGGTTATTGACCTGGTGGACGCGCTCCTGATCCTGAGAAAGGCACTCGGATTGCAAAGCTGGTAG
- a CDS encoding homocysteine S-methyltransferase family protein, giving the protein MKQPFLQAIAERVLVLDGAMGTMLQERGLRPGQSPEELNLTLPEVVAGVHREYLDAGADIIVTNTFGGSRAKLEHYGLQDRVAEINARAVAIAREVCGDRAYVAASIGPTGQFVEPVGDVSFDEMAAIFREQAQALINAGADLITLETFLDIKEIRAAVIAIREISPETPVIAQLTFDNEGRTVLGTSPEAAAVTLEAAGADIVGSNCGLGPDGICDVMAAMRRVTRLPLISQANAGLPTLVDGATVFPGTPDDMTAFHDRLLDLNVRVIGGCCGTTPAHIRAIREALALRDQSLRACGPAEGVTFLSSRTTVVAIGAGLPAAIIGERINPTGKKGFAQELQDGKVSYIRREALEQTARGAVLLDVNVGTPGIDEPAAMERAVVTVATAVGAPLVLDSSDPAALERGLKAADGKVLLNSVNGEAKSMERVLPLARKYGAAVIGLALDETGIPETAEGRLAVAERIVKAAGKAGIRRPDVVIDCLTLTVSAEQKRAMETLRAVRLVKERLGCPTVLGVSNISFGLPRRPLISSAFFAMALAAGLDAAIVNPKEEEMMAAWHSSMVLLNRDPNAAAYIAAYAGVAPPAAEPAATGELPDIRQRLARAVITGDGEGIVSLVEEALSHGLEPLQVSNEGLLPGLEEVGRRFEKNQVFLPQVMQSAEAMQAAFARLKQEMTGEAESKGTILMATVEGDIHDIGKNIVCTLLENHGFRVIDLGKNVPADRIVAEAERNGADAVGLSALMTTTMTEMENVLARLRAAGIRTFTMVGGAVVTQEYADRIGADLYARDAMDAVARIKALLGVD; this is encoded by the coding sequence ATGAAACAACCCTTTCTTCAGGCTATTGCCGAGCGGGTCCTCGTCCTTGACGGCGCCATGGGGACCATGCTCCAGGAGCGGGGGCTCAGACCCGGCCAGTCCCCCGAGGAACTCAACCTGACCCTGCCCGAGGTGGTTGCCGGCGTCCACCGGGAATACCTGGATGCCGGCGCCGATATCATCGTTACAAATACATTTGGCGGCAGCCGTGCCAAGCTGGAGCACTATGGCCTTCAGGACCGGGTCGCCGAGATCAATGCCCGGGCCGTGGCCATCGCGCGGGAGGTCTGCGGCGACCGGGCCTACGTGGCCGCATCAATCGGCCCCACGGGGCAGTTCGTGGAGCCGGTGGGAGATGTGTCGTTCGACGAGATGGCCGCCATCTTCCGCGAGCAGGCACAGGCGCTCATCAACGCCGGGGCGGACCTGATCACCCTGGAGACCTTTCTCGACATCAAGGAAATCCGTGCTGCGGTCATCGCCATTCGCGAGATTTCGCCGGAAACCCCCGTCATTGCCCAGCTTACCTTTGACAACGAGGGGCGGACCGTCCTCGGCACCTCGCCCGAGGCCGCCGCGGTGACCCTGGAGGCGGCCGGTGCCGACATCGTCGGCTCCAACTGCGGCCTGGGTCCCGACGGCATCTGCGATGTCATGGCGGCCATGCGACGGGTTACGCGGCTTCCTCTCATTTCCCAGGCCAACGCGGGGCTGCCGACGCTTGTGGACGGCGCCACCGTCTTCCCCGGCACTCCCGACGACATGACGGCGTTCCATGACCGGTTGCTGGATCTGAACGTCCGGGTCATCGGCGGCTGCTGCGGCACCACGCCCGCCCACATCCGCGCCATCAGGGAGGCCCTGGCCCTGCGGGATCAGTCCCTGCGCGCCTGTGGCCCGGCCGAGGGAGTTACCTTCCTCTCCAGTCGCACCACCGTGGTGGCCATTGGCGCAGGGCTTCCTGCCGCCATCATCGGCGAACGGATCAACCCCACGGGCAAGAAGGGATTTGCCCAGGAACTGCAGGATGGAAAGGTCTCCTACATCCGGCGGGAGGCCCTGGAGCAGACCGCCCGCGGCGCCGTCCTTCTGGACGTTAACGTGGGTACGCCGGGAATCGACGAACCGGCCGCCATGGAACGGGCCGTCGTTACCGTTGCCACTGCAGTTGGCGCGCCGCTGGTCCTTGATTCGTCCGATCCCGCCGCCCTGGAGCGGGGGCTTAAGGCCGCCGACGGCAAGGTGCTCCTTAATTCCGTGAACGGCGAAGCAAAGAGCATGGAGCGCGTTCTGCCCCTGGCACGGAAGTACGGGGCGGCCGTGATCGGACTTGCACTGGACGAGACGGGGATCCCAGAGACCGCCGAGGGGCGTCTGGCCGTGGCGGAGCGGATCGTCAAGGCGGCCGGCAAGGCGGGTATCCGGCGGCCGGACGTGGTGATCGATTGCCTCACCCTTACCGTGAGCGCCGAGCAGAAGCGGGCCATGGAAACCTTGAGAGCGGTGCGGCTCGTCAAGGAGCGGCTCGGCTGCCCCACGGTCCTCGGGGTCAGCAACATCTCCTTCGGCCTTCCCCGCCGGCCGCTCATCTCTTCGGCATTCTTCGCCATGGCCCTGGCTGCCGGGCTCGATGCCGCCATCGTGAACCCGAAGGAAGAGGAGATGATGGCTGCCTGGCATTCGTCAATGGTGCTTCTGAACCGGGATCCGAACGCCGCCGCCTACATCGCCGCCTATGCCGGCGTTGCTCCTCCCGCGGCCGAGCCGGCAGCGACGGGCGAGCTTCCCGATATCCGGCAGCGGCTCGCGCGGGCCGTAATAACCGGCGACGGAGAGGGAATCGTCTCCCTGGTGGAGGAAGCCCTTTCCCATGGGCTTGAGCCGCTCCAGGTGAGCAACGAGGGACTCCTGCCGGGACTGGAGGAGGTGGGGCGCCGCTTCGAGAAAAACCAGGTGTTCCTCCCCCAGGTCATGCAGTCGGCCGAGGCCATGCAGGCCGCGTTCGCGCGGCTCAAGCAGGAGATGACAGGAGAGGCGGAATCGAAGGGGACCATCCTCATGGCCACGGTGGAAGGGGATATCCACGATATCGGCAAGAACATCGTCTGCACTCTGCTGGAAAACCACGGGTTCCGGGTCATCGATCTGGGCAAGAACGTGCCGGCGGACCGGATCGTGGCGGAAGCCGAGCGCAACGGGGCCGATGCGGTGGGGCTCTCGGCCCTCATGACCACAACCATGACCGAGATGGAAAACGTGCTCGCCCGCCTCAGGGCTGCCGGCATCCGGACTTTCACCATGGTGGGGGGAGCGGTGGTGACCCAGGAGTATGCCGACCGGATCGGCGCAGACCTTTATGCCCGGGATGCCATGGACGCGGTGGCGCGTATAAAGGCGCTCCTCGGGGTGGATTAG